The Candidatus Nanopelagicales bacterium genome segment TGCGTCTTGGGCTAGCCGGGCAGCGCCGGACTTGCACTCCTTGATCTCGAAGGATCGGCTAATCGTTGCCTCGGGGAAAACTCCCACCACCTCGCCAGCCTTGAGTGCGTCGAGGGCAGAGTCGAACGCATCCGCGCCCGCCGAACGATCCACCGGGATATGCTTCATTCCCCGCATCAGCGGCCCCGACACCCGATTCTTGAAGACTGTGTCCTTCGCCATAAATCGCACAAGCCGATGGGAAGGGTCGGCGGCGAAACCGCAGAAGATGAAGTCCAGATACGAGACGTGATTGCTCGCCAGGACCGCGCCACCCTCGCTTGGGATGTTGTCCGCGCCCACGATGTCAAACCGCAGGCCCCAGAGTTTGAAAGCGACCCGCATGCTCGCGACGACAGGTGGGTAGACGAGTTCGGCCATATGGGCACCTTATGCCCAACGCGGTCGGATACGGGCCGCGTCGTTGCCACTGATTGCACCAACTGTGAGCCAGTATCTTGGACGTGCTCCATCTGCGGGTCTACGTCGAAGAAGGCATCGCTGCCGACGTGCGCAACCTGCTGATGAATGACCCCGCCGTGAGCGCACTGTCGGTGTCCACAGGTGATTCGCTGGAACCGACCGGCGACCTCATCACCGCCGATGTCGCGCGGGAAGCGGCCAACTCCATCGTCGACGAATTGGTCGCGATGGGTGTGCATCGCCGCGGCACCATTTCGATGGATCCCGTTGAGAGTTGGATTTCCCAACCTGCGTTCGACGCCCAGCGTGAGGTCCCCGGTGACAGCGGCGACGCGGTCGTCTGGTCAGAGGTCGTGCAGGAGTCGTATACCGATGCGACGATCAATTGGTCCTTCATCACGTTCATGATTCTGGCGACGACCATGGCCAGCATCGCGATAATTAATGACTCGCAGGTGCTCGTCATCGCGGCAATGATTCTCGGTCCGGAGTTTGGGGCGGTCGCAGCCCTTGGCGTCGCCCTCGTTCGTCGCCGCTTCCACCTCCTGCGGCGAGCAGTCGTCGCGCTAGTCGTGGGTTACGCGACCGCGATCCTTGTAGTCGCGTTCTTTGTCCTCATCGGCCGGATTGCTGGCTGGATCACGGCCGCTGACATCACCGCTCCGCGGCCTGGGACTTCCTTCATCTATACCCCCGACCAATGGTCGGTTCTCATCGCGCTGGTGGCCGGTGCGGCAGGAGTGCTCGCGATTACCTCCGAACGTGCCGGCGGCCTGGTGGGAGTGTTCATTTCGGTGACGACAATCCCGGCTGCTGGCAACATCGCGCTGGCCCTGCCGTTCCTGCTCGTCGACGAAATCGTCGGCAGCTCCATCCAACTCATTGTCAATCTGCTCGGTATGGCGTTGGCTGGGTGGTTCACGCTCTACGTTCAACAGCGAATCTGGCGACGGGTCGGGAAACGCAAAGGTAGATTGCCCCATTCACGCGCACACACGTGGTGGGTAGCTCGCTAGCGAATCTCGCGCACACACTTGGTGAGTGGACCGCTAGCTAATAGGGTGTGCCAATGCCTTGCCTCGTCGCGTGCTTCGCGCTCATCTCGCCCCGATTGGCCATCGTCTTGCTCTGGCTGTTCACCGACCGGATGACGATCGCCTTCGATTCATTCTGGATCTGGTTGGTGGGTCTGGTCTTTCTGCCCTGGACGACGCTGGCCTGGGCAGCGGTTTACGTGCCGTTCAATGGAATCGAAGGCTTCGGGTGGTTCATTGTCGCGATCGGTTTCATCATCGACATCAGCACGTACCTCGGCAGCGCGCGCAGTCGTTCGACCCAACGGGCCTAGCTGGCAATCTCCACTGGCGTCTCCGCTGAAGTCTCACCGTCGGCTTGCGCGGTGACCTGGCCCTCACCATCGAATTCGACAGCTCGTCGAGTGATGTTACGAACCATTGAGCCGAACACCACCCCGTGGAATGGCGCGACCGCCCACCAGTACAGGTGGCCAGCGAGGCCCCGGGGAAAGAAAGTCGCTCGTTGGCCGTACACGGTCCGACCGTTCACGTCCTCGGAGATTGTGAACTCAAGCCAGGCCAAACCAGGCAGTTTCATCTCCGCGCGCAGCCGCAGTAACCGCTGGGCAACGATCTCTTCCACTCGCCAGAAGTCCACTGCTTCGCCGACCATCAGGTGGTCAGGATCGCGCCTGCCTCTCCGTAGGCCTACTCCCCCCACGCCTCGATCCATCCAGCCTCGAACTTCCCAAGCAAAAGGGAACGAGTACCACCCGTTCTTGCCCCCAACGCCTTCGATGACTCGCCACAAAGCGGCCTTGCTGGCGGGGACTGGCTCTGTTCGGACGTCGGTGTAAAGGCTGCCGCCTGCCCACGACGGATCTGTCGGCAGCGGCTCGGCCGGCGCACCCGGCACCGATGCCGACGACCAGCGTGTGCTCACCTGTGCATC includes the following:
- a CDS encoding 1-acyl-sn-glycerol-3-phosphate acyltransferase — encoded protein: MAELVYPPVVASMRVAFKLWGLRFDIVGADNIPSEGGAVLASNHVSYLDFIFCGFAADPSHRLVRFMAKDTVFKNRVSGPLMRGMKHIPVDRSAGADAFDSALDALKAGEVVGVFPEATISRSFEIKECKSGAARLAQDAPVPLIPMVTWGGQRMFSKGTPRSLRRGTCIALTIGEPMYPDPDADVATVTKNLRARLQELLEETLDRYPDKPRNDDDRWWMPVRFGGTAPTPAEAKAEDDAAHERRRARAQEKKAQATKGGERS
- a CDS encoding DUF389 domain-containing protein, translating into MLHLRVYVEEGIAADVRNLLMNDPAVSALSVSTGDSLEPTGDLITADVAREAANSIVDELVAMGVHRRGTISMDPVESWISQPAFDAQREVPGDSGDAVVWSEVVQESYTDATINWSFITFMILATTMASIAIINDSQVLVIAAMILGPEFGAVAALGVALVRRRFHLLRRAVVALVVGYATAILVVAFFVLIGRIAGWITAADITAPRPGTSFIYTPDQWSVLIALVAGAAGVLAITSERAGGLVGVFISVTTIPAAGNIALALPFLLVDEIVGSSIQLIVNLLGMALAGWFTLYVQQRIWRRVGKRKGRLPHSRAHTWWVAR